A single Ascochyta rabiei chromosome 4, complete sequence DNA region contains:
- a CDS encoding RNase MRP subunit: MGPIPTSQTTKMATPISAAPLSNASQHEKAMLIDIYELLNKLFVRNRNQHRRSHWWKSLHAFRKQLALLLSEMETGRKSERDTKIEARLHYWDEKCVHVWYCQFSQLIAVGPFAMLGLVMMASVARLCRITGITTAYEEIASGDIQGVLSANDELAMASEFGGVIDEEVEWDEGVVIARED, from the exons ATGGGCCCCATCCCTACCTCTCAGACCACCAAGATGGCTACTCCAATCTCCGCCGCCCCGCTGTCCAATGCATCGCAGCATGAGAAGGCCATGCTTATTGACATCTACGAGCTGCTGAATAAGCTGTTCGTGCGCAACCGCAACCAGCATCGCCGCAGCCACTGGTGGAAGAGCCTGCACGCGTTCCGGAAGCAACTCGCCCTTCTTCTCTCAGAAATGGAGACAGGCAGGAAGTCAGAGCGCGACACCAAGATTGAAGCCAGGCTGCATTACTGGGACGAGAAATGCGTGCACGTGTGGTACTG CCAGTTCTCGCAGCTCATCGCCGTAGGACCATTCGCTATGCTGGGCTTGGTCATGATGGCGTCTGTTGCGCGGCTATGTCGCATCACGGGCATTACGACTGCGTATGAGGAGATTGCCTCGGGCGACATCCAGGGTGTCCTGAGCGCCAACGATGAGCTGGCCATGGCGAGCGAGTTTGGTGGTGTCATCGATGAGGAGGTAGAGTGGGACGAGGGCGTCGTGATTGCAAGAGAGGACTAA